One genomic window of Blastopirellula retiformator includes the following:
- a CDS encoding serine hydrolase domain-containing protein, which produces MRRPTTLLSLVSVLLLAPLAQAAPPKATAPNIAPISAAMQKFADEGKIAGAVTLVAKDGQIIHHAADGKAVLETDRPMTTDTMFAIASMTKPITATAVMMLVDEGKLSLDEPVSKYLPEFADVKLKDGKSPSRPITFRDCMTHTAGFQGSQSFQTSLRDAAKEVATRPLLFEPGSKWSYSPGLTVAGAAVEVVSGIPLEKFLETRLFQPLGMNDTTFFPSKTQQARTAQIYSPGEQPGTLKASGNAYSDPSKVKGPNPSAGLVTTAADLVKFYQMMLDGGQADGKRYLSESAVAEMTKLQTGDLKTGFTAGCGWGLGFYLVREPQGVTGMLSPGAFGHGGAFGTQGWIDPEKKMIFVLMIQRSGFGNGDDSDVRKAFQTLAVEAAQR; this is translated from the coding sequence ATGCGTCGCCCCACCACCCTGCTCTCCCTGGTCAGCGTTCTGCTGCTGGCGCCGCTCGCCCAGGCCGCCCCCCCCAAAGCCACTGCCCCCAACATCGCCCCCATCTCGGCTGCGATGCAAAAGTTCGCCGACGAAGGCAAGATCGCCGGAGCGGTCACCCTGGTCGCCAAGGATGGCCAGATCATCCACCACGCCGCCGACGGCAAAGCGGTGCTTGAGACCGACCGCCCAATGACGACCGACACGATGTTCGCCATCGCCTCGATGACCAAGCCGATCACCGCCACCGCCGTGATGATGCTGGTCGACGAAGGGAAACTATCGCTCGACGAGCCGGTCTCCAAATACCTGCCCGAGTTTGCCGACGTGAAGCTGAAAGATGGCAAGTCGCCATCACGGCCGATCACTTTCCGCGACTGCATGACCCACACGGCCGGTTTTCAGGGGAGCCAATCGTTTCAGACTTCGCTGCGCGACGCCGCCAAAGAGGTCGCCACTCGCCCGCTGCTGTTTGAGCCGGGCAGCAAATGGTCGTACAGCCCGGGCCTGACCGTCGCTGGCGCCGCGGTCGAAGTGGTGAGCGGAATACCGCTCGAGAAGTTCCTGGAAACGCGCCTCTTCCAACCGCTTGGGATGAACGACACCACCTTCTTCCCCAGCAAAACGCAACAGGCCCGGACCGCCCAGATCTATTCGCCCGGCGAGCAGCCCGGCACGCTTAAGGCCTCGGGCAACGCCTACAGCGACCCGAGCAAAGTCAAAGGCCCCAACCCCAGCGCTGGCTTGGTCACCACAGCCGCCGACCTGGTGAAGTTCTACCAAATGATGCTCGACGGCGGTCAAGCCGACGGCAAGCGGTATCTGTCCGAATCGGCAGTCGCCGAAATGACCAAGCTACAGACGGGCGATCTAAAGACCGGCTTTACCGCCGGCTGCGGTTGGGGTCTCGGCTTCTACCTGGTTCGCGAGCCGCAGGGCGTAACCGGCATGCTCAGCCCCGGCGCCTTCGGCCACGGCGGCGCCTTCGGCACGCAAGGCTGGATCGATCCGGAAAAGAAGATGATCTTCGTGCTGATGATCCAGCGCAGCGGCTTCGGCAACGGCGATGACAGCGACGTCCGAAAGGCGTTTCAAACGTTGGCGGTCGAAGCGGCGCAGCGGTAA
- a CDS encoding peptidase domain-containing ABC transporter — protein MTQGRPPAQDDSSLHGTMEIMAQFATAARVTFDRGKARRLLHEAKRAIPGDDPAAWSRRLVEVGESIHLKVRMLDSSLDRILGFVEHGTPVAHGLSDEADEIAWAVLIQAKGSKVLVMEPLTQKTRWVSRSVLRKELALTDPEAKCRWIVGQPALSCQSTARPTDTPSSQNGLKPLARVISLFMPERKDLWILLIFSSLVGLLAFATPVAVEVLVNTVAFGRYLQPIIILAMLLFVFLAFAAAMRGLVAFVAEVLQRRIFIRVVEDLAYRLPRVQQSEFDAHHGPELTNRFFDVVTVQKATSTLLLDGLVIVLQTIIGMSVLAFYHPFLLGYDIVLLLLITVATFLLGRGAVKTSIKESKAKYAVAAWLQELARHTTAFKMNGGQAYALERADNLAVHWLDARRAHFQIILRQILFVLGLQAVAGTALLGLGGWLVISGEMTLGQLVASELIVMMLLGSFAKLGKHLESYYDLLASVDKLGQLFDLSIEQHDRLFHLREGEPADMRLKGVSVANRPNAPLSGLELEIKPGESTAIYGDSGAGKSSILSLLSGLRQPTSGIVEIDGIDIRELRPDSLREHIALAGQIEIFHGSIQENIHLNRAHINAKDVRDALETVELMEDFQKLPDGLNTELLTHGRNLTGSQATRLMIARAIVGRPRVLLLDSVLDSLSDAMADRLLARLKAAKNWTLVVATSRSRLAEQCNRQFNVEQENSQRKFRTK, from the coding sequence ATGACGCAGGGACGGCCCCCAGCACAAGACGACAGCTCGCTCCATGGCACGATGGAGATCATGGCGCAATTCGCAACAGCTGCGAGAGTTACGTTCGATCGGGGAAAAGCCCGACGACTGTTGCATGAGGCGAAACGGGCGATCCCGGGAGATGATCCGGCCGCCTGGTCGCGGCGCCTGGTCGAAGTTGGCGAGAGCATTCACCTAAAGGTGCGGATGCTCGACTCCAGCCTGGACCGGATCTTGGGCTTTGTCGAACATGGCACGCCGGTCGCCCACGGTCTGAGCGACGAGGCGGACGAAATCGCCTGGGCGGTTCTGATTCAGGCCAAGGGCTCCAAAGTGCTCGTAATGGAGCCGCTGACCCAGAAGACGCGTTGGGTATCGCGCAGCGTGCTTCGCAAAGAGTTGGCCCTCACCGACCCAGAAGCCAAGTGCCGCTGGATCGTCGGACAGCCGGCGCTCAGTTGCCAGTCGACGGCGCGACCGACCGACACTCCTTCCTCGCAAAACGGACTGAAGCCGCTCGCACGGGTCATCTCGCTGTTCATGCCCGAGCGCAAGGATCTGTGGATCCTGCTTATTTTTTCGTCGCTGGTCGGCTTGCTGGCATTTGCGACGCCGGTCGCCGTCGAAGTGCTGGTAAACACGGTCGCCTTCGGTCGCTACCTGCAACCGATCATTATTCTCGCGATGCTTCTGTTTGTCTTTCTCGCCTTCGCCGCGGCGATGCGCGGCTTGGTTGCGTTTGTGGCGGAAGTGCTGCAGCGGCGGATCTTTATTCGCGTGGTGGAAGATCTCGCTTACCGACTTCCGCGGGTTCAGCAGTCCGAGTTCGACGCCCATCACGGCCCAGAGCTTACCAACCGTTTCTTTGACGTCGTCACCGTGCAAAAGGCGACGTCAACGCTTTTGCTCGATGGTTTGGTGATTGTGCTGCAGACGATCATCGGCATGTCGGTCCTGGCGTTCTATCATCCCTTCCTGCTGGGCTACGACATCGTCCTGCTGTTGTTGATCACCGTCGCCACCTTCTTGCTAGGGCGCGGAGCGGTCAAGACGTCGATCAAGGAATCGAAAGCAAAGTACGCCGTCGCCGCTTGGCTGCAGGAACTGGCGCGTCACACCACCGCCTTTAAAATGAACGGCGGCCAAGCCTACGCCCTTGAGCGGGCCGATAATTTAGCGGTGCATTGGCTCGACGCCCGCCGAGCCCACTTCCAGATCATTCTGCGTCAGATTCTGTTCGTGCTCGGCTTGCAAGCGGTTGCCGGTACGGCGCTGTTGGGCTTGGGCGGGTGGCTGGTGATCTCTGGCGAAATGACGCTTGGTCAGTTGGTCGCTTCCGAGCTGATCGTCATGATGCTGCTTGGTTCGTTCGCCAAGCTCGGCAAACACCTCGAAAGTTATTACGACCTGCTGGCCTCGGTCGACAAACTGGGCCAGCTATTCGACCTGAGCATCGAACAGCATGATCGGTTGTTTCACCTTCGCGAAGGGGAGCCCGCCGATATGCGGCTGAAGGGAGTCTCGGTCGCCAATCGGCCGAATGCGCCCCTCTCCGGTTTGGAACTAGAGATCAAACCAGGCGAGTCGACTGCGATCTATGGGGATTCTGGGGCAGGCAAGTCGTCGATTTTGAGCCTGCTGAGCGGTCTGCGACAGCCGACCAGCGGGATCGTCGAAATCGACGGCATCGACATTCGCGAACTCCGTCCCGACTCGCTCCGCGAACATATTGCGTTGGCCGGACAGATCGAAATCTTTCATGGTTCGATCCAAGAGAACATCCACCTAAACCGCGCTCACATCAACGCCAAGGATGTTCGCGATGCGCTGGAGACGGTGGAACTGATGGAAGACTTTCAGAAACTGCCTGATGGATTGAATACCGAGTTGCTGACGCATGGCCGCAACCTCACCGGTAGTCAGGCGACGCGTCTGATGATCGCCAGAGCGATCGTCGGCCGCCCGCGGGTGTTGTTGCTCGACTCGGTGCTGGACAGCCTGTCCGACGCAATGGCGGATCGCTTGCTAGCACGTCTCAAGGCGGCGAAGAACTGGACCCTGGTCGTCGCAACGTCGCGTAGCCGTCTGGCGGAGCAATGCAATCGGCAATTCAACGTTGAGCAGGAAAACTCGCAGCGGAAATTTCGGACAAAGTAG
- a CDS encoding HlyD family secretion protein encodes MRQLIKKSPQMLTKTRDDSLPALKLVQSSRWVWRLANALFVLLMLCVFGMIFVPWQQSARGAGQVIAYAPQERQQTVTAPTKGVVSMIAPGLREGTQVKRGELILEMEPGAANLVSQLEASKRDLDAKVKSAETKVEVYGRNVIDYTEAKNAAVLGAEQLIEAAQAKRDAKQKLIASYEAKRLQAELNLERQTELFESGLQSEKEIEKLRKDLGVAKSELESAHLEVDAALGELEAKKNERVQKEREAQTKVDYAKAMQQEALGQVATANKERREIEIKLSELERLKITAPRDGTLYRVEVFERGQMLKEGDTLFTIVPETTQRAVELWVSGNDVPLVQTADHVRLQFEGWPAVQFVGWPSVAVGTFGGKVASVDATDDGMGNFRVLVVPDDKSSWPDDRHLRQGVQANGWVMLNQVPLGYEIWRQLNGFPPTAADGKPGINKKKAKPKIKLPK; translated from the coding sequence ATGAGACAACTGATCAAGAAGAGTCCGCAGATGCTGACGAAAACGCGCGACGACAGCTTGCCAGCCCTCAAGCTGGTTCAGTCGTCTCGTTGGGTTTGGCGGCTGGCGAACGCCCTGTTCGTCCTGTTGATGCTGTGCGTCTTCGGAATGATCTTCGTCCCCTGGCAGCAGTCTGCCCGGGGCGCCGGTCAGGTCATCGCCTACGCTCCCCAAGAGCGACAGCAGACGGTAACCGCTCCTACCAAGGGAGTCGTTTCGATGATTGCACCCGGGCTTCGCGAAGGGACGCAAGTAAAGCGAGGCGAGCTGATCCTGGAAATGGAGCCAGGCGCCGCCAACCTGGTGAGCCAACTGGAAGCGTCGAAGCGCGACTTGGACGCCAAGGTCAAATCAGCCGAAACCAAGGTCGAGGTCTATGGACGCAACGTCATTGACTACACCGAGGCGAAGAACGCCGCCGTTTTGGGCGCCGAACAACTGATCGAGGCCGCCCAAGCGAAACGTGACGCCAAGCAAAAACTGATTGCCAGCTACGAAGCGAAACGCCTGCAGGCCGAGTTGAACCTGGAACGGCAGACCGAGCTGTTCGAGAGCGGCCTGCAGTCGGAGAAGGAAATCGAAAAACTGCGGAAAGACCTCGGCGTCGCCAAATCCGAACTTGAGTCGGCCCACCTCGAAGTCGATGCGGCCCTCGGCGAGTTGGAAGCGAAGAAAAACGAACGAGTCCAAAAAGAGCGCGAAGCGCAAACCAAGGTCGATTACGCCAAAGCGATGCAACAAGAGGCGCTAGGGCAAGTCGCCACCGCCAACAAGGAACGCCGCGAAATCGAGATCAAACTCTCGGAGCTGGAGCGACTGAAAATCACCGCGCCCCGCGATGGGACCTTATACCGCGTCGAGGTCTTTGAACGGGGACAGATGCTGAAAGAAGGGGACACGCTGTTCACCATCGTTCCGGAAACGACGCAACGGGCGGTGGAACTTTGGGTTTCGGGAAACGACGTGCCGCTGGTGCAAACCGCCGATCACGTTCGTTTGCAATTTGAAGGATGGCCCGCCGTGCAGTTCGTCGGCTGGCCTTCGGTCGCAGTCGGCACCTTTGGCGGCAAAGTCGCCTCCGTCGACGCAACCGACGATGGAATGGGCAATTTTCGAGTCCTCGTAGTGCCCGACGACAAATCTTCTTGGCCCGATGACCGACACCTGCGACAGGGTGTGCAGGCCAACGGCTGGGTCATGCTGAATCAGGTTCCGCTAGGCTACGAAATATGGCGACAACTCAATGGCTTTCCTCCTACCGCCGCCGACGGCAAGCCCGGCATCAACAAGAAGAAGGCCAAGCCCAAGATCAAGCTTCCCAAGTAA
- a CDS encoding DUF1559 domain-containing protein — MGCARQSCDLILGCGDSAVIFRSDPCFDRAGTSSLSIFTGEQNVQKRDAFTLVELLVVIAIIGILIALLLPAVQQAREAARRMSCTNNLKQIGLASHNYHDTFKTFPSGWIATVEGTNTPFAHGEPGWGWAAQLLPMMEQQNLVDSMIDFRLSIRDSAHATVRVHHVQGYSCPSDRAPYTFEAHEEDHGHADTGSGSHDELELASASYIGVFGSTDNGATTIEDCESFGAGTKCAGNGVFHHNSGTKFAAITDGTSNTFFCGERKFTEESPSTWLGSLSESEYAIERILGIVDDHAPNDDHNHPEDFRSQHPAGTNFAFCDGSVHLIVETIDLQVYRNQANRQDGQVIPSDAF, encoded by the coding sequence ATGGGCTGCGCACGCCAATCTTGCGACCTGATCTTGGGTTGCGGCGACAGCGCCGTGATCTTCCGCTCCGATCCCTGTTTCGATCGGGCCGGGACCTCGAGCCTATCCATCTTCACCGGAGAGCAGAACGTGCAGAAGCGCGACGCATTTACGTTGGTAGAACTGTTGGTTGTGATTGCGATTATCGGCATTTTGATCGCCCTGTTGTTGCCGGCGGTGCAGCAAGCCCGCGAGGCGGCTCGGCGCATGTCGTGCACCAACAACCTGAAACAGATCGGCCTGGCCAGCCACAACTATCACGACACGTTCAAGACGTTTCCGTCGGGCTGGATCGCGACGGTCGAAGGAACCAACACGCCGTTCGCTCATGGCGAGCCTGGCTGGGGTTGGGCGGCGCAGCTGTTGCCGATGATGGAACAGCAAAATCTCGTCGACAGCATGATCGATTTCCGGTTGTCGATTCGCGATTCGGCGCATGCGACGGTTCGCGTTCATCATGTGCAAGGCTATTCGTGTCCGTCCGATCGGGCGCCCTATACGTTCGAGGCGCATGAAGAAGACCACGGCCACGCCGACACCGGCAGCGGTTCGCACGACGAGTTAGAACTGGCTTCGGCCAGCTACATTGGCGTGTTCGGGTCGACCGACAATGGCGCCACGACGATCGAAGATTGCGAATCATTTGGCGCCGGCACGAAGTGCGCCGGCAACGGGGTCTTCCATCACAACAGCGGCACGAAGTTCGCCGCGATCACCGACGGCACGTCAAACACCTTCTTCTGCGGCGAGCGGAAGTTTACCGAAGAATCGCCGTCGACCTGGCTCGGTTCGCTCAGCGAATCGGAGTACGCGATCGAACGGATCTTGGGGATCGTCGACGATCACGCGCCGAACGACGACCACAACCATCCCGAAGATTTTCGCAGCCAACACCCGGCCGGCACCAACTTCGCCTTCTGCGACGGTTCGGTCCACTTGATCGTCGAGACGATCGACCTGCAGGTTTATCGCAACCAGGCCAATCGTCAGGACGGCCAGGTGATTCCGTCTGACGCTTTCTAG
- a CDS encoding alpha/beta hydrolase: protein MKSLLAAALLALIAAPAFAENVEVILWPAGQVPGQDPSVKEEIVEEIDQRSGRKVTKVTKPMITVYQPAADKKNGAAVVVCPGGGYNILAYDLEGTEVAKWLNDIGVTAVVLHYRVPRAKGDYQTGPMQDAQRAIRLTRQNAKAWGIDPDRIGLLGFSAGGNLTAITGVGHDLKTYDEIDEADKQSARPDFLVLVYPAYLTTEPDSVELNDRAEVTETTPPAIMIHAANDPVPCNNSVAFFMGLKRLKTPAELHVYPTGGHGYGLRPTEHEVTNWPKVVTTFMEKQGVLEAKK from the coding sequence ATGAAATCGCTGCTTGCCGCCGCTCTGTTGGCGCTGATCGCCGCTCCGGCGTTTGCTGAGAATGTCGAAGTCATTCTCTGGCCGGCCGGCCAGGTTCCTGGCCAAGACCCGAGCGTCAAAGAAGAAATCGTCGAAGAGATCGATCAGCGGAGCGGCCGCAAAGTGACCAAGGTCACCAAGCCGATGATCACCGTCTATCAGCCGGCAGCCGACAAAAAGAATGGCGCCGCGGTCGTCGTCTGCCCCGGCGGCGGTTACAACATCTTGGCCTACGACCTGGAAGGGACCGAAGTCGCCAAGTGGCTCAACGACATCGGCGTCACCGCGGTCGTGCTTCACTATCGCGTTCCCCGGGCCAAGGGGGACTACCAAACCGGTCCGATGCAAGACGCCCAGCGGGCGATTCGCCTGACCCGCCAGAATGCCAAAGCGTGGGGCATCGATCCTGATCGGATTGGCCTGCTCGGCTTTTCGGCCGGCGGCAATCTGACCGCGATCACTGGCGTCGGTCACGACCTGAAGACGTACGACGAAATCGACGAAGCCGACAAGCAAAGCGCTCGCCCCGACTTCCTGGTGCTGGTCTATCCCGCTTACCTGACGACCGAGCCCGACAGCGTCGAGCTGAACGACCGGGCCGAAGTGACCGAAACCACGCCGCCGGCGATCATGATCCACGCCGCCAACGATCCGGTCCCCTGCAACAACAGCGTCGCCTTCTTTATGGGCCTGAAGCGTCTGAAGACCCCGGCCGAACTGCACGTCTACCCGACCGGCGGACATGGCTACGGATTGCGACCGACCGAGCATGAAGTCACCAACTGGCCGAAGGTGGTGACGACCTTCATGGAAAAGCAAGGCGTGCTGGAAGCGAAGAAGTAG